One Sediminicola sp. YIK13 DNA segment encodes these proteins:
- a CDS encoding isoaspartyl peptidase/L-asparaginase family protein yields MKRRNFLKNSTIGTAGLISTPILASFDTDGSNSLTAAQSLNTPFPIVICTWNFANATAKAWEVLSAGGNSLDAVEQGVMIEEADVDNQTVGKGGRPDRDGNVTLDACIMDKDGNCGAVVYLQNITHAVAVARKVMEKTPHVMLAGKGAEQFAYANGFVQEDLLTEKSKKEWLEWKKTSQYKPVINIENHDTIGMLAIDKNGDVSGACTTSGMAYKYGGRIGDSPIIGAGLFVDNEVGGATATGVGEEVVRTVGSFLIVELMRQGKSPQQACEEGVRRIMAKNKDRKDFQIGFIAINKKGETGSYCVHPGFSYNMITDQGQVNQPSESYIKP; encoded by the coding sequence ATGAAACGCAGAAATTTCCTTAAAAATTCCACGATAGGTACGGCCGGATTAATTTCTACTCCCATACTTGCTTCCTTTGATACGGACGGGTCCAATTCCTTAACGGCTGCACAAAGCCTTAATACACCGTTCCCTATTGTGATCTGTACCTGGAACTTCGCCAATGCCACGGCCAAAGCCTGGGAGGTGCTCAGCGCCGGAGGAAATTCACTCGATGCCGTGGAACAAGGGGTCATGATTGAAGAGGCCGATGTAGACAACCAGACCGTGGGCAAGGGAGGTAGACCGGACAGGGACGGAAATGTCACCCTGGATGCCTGTATCATGGACAAAGATGGTAATTGTGGAGCTGTAGTCTACCTTCAAAATATCACCCATGCCGTTGCCGTTGCCCGCAAGGTGATGGAAAAAACCCCACATGTGATGTTGGCAGGAAAAGGGGCAGAACAGTTTGCCTACGCAAATGGTTTTGTACAGGAGGACCTCCTTACCGAAAAATCCAAAAAGGAATGGCTGGAATGGAAAAAAACCTCCCAATACAAGCCTGTCATCAATATTGAAAACCACGATACCATCGGGATGCTCGCCATAGATAAAAATGGGGATGTTTCCGGGGCCTGCACCACCAGCGGGATGGCCTATAAATACGGTGGACGTATTGGTGATTCGCCTATAATTGGTGCTGGGTTATTTGTTGACAACGAGGTAGGCGGGGCCACGGCCACTGGAGTTGGGGAAGAAGTGGTGCGCACCGTAGGTAGTTTTTTAATTGTGGAACTCATGCGACAGGGAAAATCACCACAGCAGGCCTGTGAGGAGGGAGTCAGGAGAATAATGGCCAAAAATAAAGACAGAAAGGATTTTCAAATTGGCTTTATTGCTATCAATAAAAAAGGGGAAACCGGATCGTATTGCGTACATCCTGGATTTTCCTATAATATGATTACAGATCAAGGGCAGGTGAACCAGCCCTCAGAATCCTATATTAAACCTTAA
- a CDS encoding copper homeostasis protein CutC: protein MIIEVCANSLESALNAQKGGADRIELCAELGVGGITPSPGLMKSVKKHITIPIHVLIRPRSGDFTYSKSDFETIKNDILFCKDMGFEGVVSGVLYKDFKIDIERTKEMVDLAKGMEFTFHRAFDWVLNPMEALDQLQGLGVANILTSGQEISALKGLQLLERLQEKASVCTIMPGGGVKPENVLEFKKREFKAVHLSGTKFYKTLDALPGISMNSPVFFREEAVALTDERVINKIKGLVK, encoded by the coding sequence ATGATCATAGAAGTATGTGCCAATTCTTTGGAATCTGCCTTGAATGCCCAAAAAGGAGGAGCGGATAGAATTGAACTTTGTGCGGAACTTGGAGTTGGCGGAATAACGCCATCCCCAGGGCTGATGAAAAGTGTCAAAAAGCATATTACCATCCCCATTCATGTGCTGATAAGACCCAGAAGTGGGGATTTCACCTATTCAAAATCCGATTTTGAAACCATCAAAAATGATATTCTTTTTTGCAAGGACATGGGGTTTGAGGGTGTTGTCTCTGGCGTGTTGTATAAAGATTTTAAAATTGATATTGAACGTACCAAAGAAATGGTAGACCTGGCCAAGGGAATGGAGTTTACATTTCATAGGGCCTTTGATTGGGTGCTAAATCCTATGGAAGCTTTGGATCAACTGCAAGGGCTCGGAGTTGCAAATATTTTGACCTCTGGTCAAGAGATTTCGGCCCTAAAGGGTTTGCAGTTGTTGGAAAGATTGCAGGAAAAGGCTTCTGTATGTACAATAATGCCTGGAGGAGGTGTTAAACCAGAAAATGTGTTGGAGTTCAAGAAAAGGGAATTTAAAGCGGTACATTTATCGGGAACAAAATTTTATAAAACCCTGGATGCCCTTCCCGGTATTTCTATGAACAGTCCTGTCTTTTTTAGGGAGGAAGCTGTAGCCCTGACGGATGAAAGGGTGATTAATAAAATTAAGGGCTTGGTTAAATGA
- a CDS encoding metallophosphoesterase produces MLRWIIFIAIYIALGIYTLQALKTVSRYPWVYYAFILLSLLVLGNFVYQFTVGDETGRVLNRPKSYAFGLLLTMLTFKLITIIFLFSEDIFRILSGGYQKLFGTAKEFTFPERRRFLSLLAMGIAAIPFSALLYGMYKGKYNFKVLKYNLEFDDLPDAFHNYQITQISDVHSGSFDNREKIEYAIDLVNRQKSDILLFTGDMVNNKADEMNPWTELFSTLEAKDGKFSILGNHDYGDYIDWDTPEEKMKNLEDLKILQKNIGFDLLLNESRYLEKDGDKIALIGVENWGRGGFKKAGDLNMAKSNVDKDDFKILMSHDPSHWEDKVIHDDYHYHLTLSGHTHGMQFGIEIPGWIKWSPVKWRYKYWAGIYEELGQYINVNRGFGFLGYPGRVGIWPEITVITLKKKRTV; encoded by the coding sequence ATGCTTCGTTGGATCATATTTATTGCCATATATATTGCCTTGGGTATATATACGCTTCAAGCCTTAAAAACTGTTTCCAGATATCCCTGGGTGTATTATGCATTTATTCTGTTGTCACTTTTGGTCTTGGGGAATTTCGTGTATCAGTTTACCGTTGGGGATGAAACCGGTAGGGTCTTAAACAGGCCTAAAAGTTATGCATTCGGACTCTTATTGACCATGTTGACCTTTAAATTGATCACGATCATTTTTCTGTTTTCAGAAGATATCTTTAGAATTTTGAGTGGGGGGTACCAGAAATTGTTCGGTACGGCAAAGGAATTTACCTTCCCGGAAAGAAGACGATTTTTAAGCCTCTTGGCCATGGGGATTGCCGCTATTCCCTTTAGTGCCCTTTTGTATGGGATGTACAAGGGAAAATATAATTTTAAGGTACTGAAGTACAATTTGGAATTTGATGATTTGCCAGATGCCTTTCACAATTATCAGATCACCCAGATTTCAGATGTGCACAGTGGCAGTTTTGATAATCGGGAAAAGATTGAGTATGCCATTGACCTTGTCAATCGCCAGAAAAGTGATATTCTCTTGTTTACTGGGGATATGGTGAACAACAAAGCTGACGAGATGAATCCATGGACAGAATTGTTTTCTACCCTGGAGGCGAAAGATGGAAAGTTCTCCATTTTGGGGAACCATGATTATGGGGATTATATAGATTGGGATACCCCAGAGGAGAAAATGAAGAACCTAGAGGATTTAAAAATCCTGCAAAAGAATATCGGCTTTGACCTTTTGTTGAATGAAAGTAGGTATTTGGAGAAGGACGGAGACAAAATTGCCTTGATAGGAGTGGAGAACTGGGGAAGGGGAGGCTTTAAAAAAGCAGGAGACCTTAATATGGCCAAATCCAATGTGGACAAGGACGATTTCAAAATTCTGATGAGCCATGATCCATCCCATTGGGAGGACAAGGTAATCCATGATGATTATCATTATCATCTTACTTTGAGCGGGCATACGCATGGGATGCAGTTTGGGATAGAAATTCCGGGATGGATAAAGTGGAGTCCGGTGAAATGGAGGTATAAATATTGGGCGGGGATCTATGAGGAATTGGGGCAATATATAAATGTGAACCGCGGTTTTGGCTTTTTAGGCTATCCTGGAAGGGTGGGCATTTGGCCCGAGATAACGGTAATTACTTTGAAAAAGAAACGGACGGTGTAA
- a CDS encoding thioredoxin family protein — MSKFGELIDLDVPVLLDFYAEWNEQSTAMHPVLRDVAAALGDKGKVIKIDVEKNKELSQALRVKGLPTLMIYKKGEMVWRQSGEQDANTLIGILNEYI; from the coding sequence ATGTCCAAGTTTGGTGAACTAATTGATTTAGACGTACCTGTTCTGTTAGATTTTTATGCAGAGTGGAATGAACAATCCACGGCCATGCATCCCGTATTGAGGGATGTTGCAGCAGCCTTGGGCGATAAAGGAAAGGTGATTAAGATCGATGTTGAAAAGAACAAAGAACTGTCACAGGCATTAAGGGTGAAAGGTTTGCCAACCCTGATGATCTATAAAAAAGGTGAAATGGTATGGCGCCAAAGTGGCGAACAGGATGCCAATACCTTGATTGGGATTTTAAACGAATATATTTAA
- a CDS encoding DUF2723 domain-containing protein has translation MFSKDFEKWDTILGWVVFFIALITYGITVEPTGSYWDAGEYIATSAKLQVGHPPGAPLLQMLGAFISMFALEPGQVAKMVNYLSGISSAFTILFLFWTTTNLVKKLIGKDEPITNSKAIAILASGLIGALAFTYSDSFWFNAVETEVYAMASLIMSLLLWLGLRWTDDLDDPRGNRWLILMSFVVGLTFGIQFMGFLTIPSIGLLYYFKKYKTTTVKNFLLANILVVALLMLVYKFSLTYVLVAFGWSEIFFVNTIGLPFNSGTIIMGLIFISVFYFGLSYTRKNDFRKANTLVLCAMFLFLGFSSWLMLPIRANANTVINENNPSDARSLLAYYNREQYPGVDSPIYGTYYSNLFATSGTEEDDKPKYEKDEKLGKYVIVNHYKESVPGPNEDHVGLLPRMWSEQNAENYMKYFGPLDFKIKPEYRSNGELRDAVNQFRNGLTTGEIQEDQYIRFLKEFSEYIEVIPPTVWENVKYMIDFQFGYMYWRYFMWNFTGKQDDIQGRYDNHGNWLSGINFIDNLFRGSQDNLPSDVLNNKGRNTYFFLPLLLGIIGLIFQITKNPKQFWVLLVFFLFTGLAIQFYTNPSIFQPRERDYSLVGSFYVFAIWIGIGVYGLFDEFKKLIAPKILAPALTIICLLAVPGVMAYQNWDDHDRSNRFTAQSTAKAYLESTQKGAGSMLFTIGDNDTFPLWYVQEIEGYRTDVRVINTSLFATDWYIDQMKRQAYESAPIPSQLTHDDYKYGSRDAIYYQGVTESRWNIKDFMNWVGSNKPQTKFKHILQKQGADLSEYSESNQNIVYYPTNKIRIPVNKKNVLESGLVKPKDSALIVDFIDIDLPKGALPKNRIMMLDVIANNDWKRPIYFSGGSFDDGEYIWMKDYLQLDGLVYKLVPIKTDRLSPYEMGRIDSDLMYDIVKKWEWGNAGSPDIYHDPQTRSQSLSFRGNLARLTETLIAENKIEKAKEIINIAMDNMPLDYFGYYAFVEPFLDGYYKVGETQKARDLFQRLKKKYQERLEYYENIPLNQQYENINDIIADMEGYRRNIDILIGNRDKDLAEKETLLFNEYIDKFSHFYKDDILEDDLPMEEELEMMDSMEIEGGTMPQDTVPSVIEE, from the coding sequence ATGTTTTCGAAAGATTTTGAGAAATGGGACACCATCCTTGGATGGGTCGTTTTTTTTATAGCCCTAATCACATATGGTATAACCGTAGAGCCTACGGGCAGTTATTGGGATGCGGGTGAATATATTGCCACCTCGGCAAAACTTCAAGTTGGTCATCCTCCGGGAGCACCGCTACTTCAAATGTTGGGGGCTTTTATCTCCATGTTCGCCCTGGAACCGGGACAGGTTGCCAAAATGGTCAATTACCTTTCTGGAATTTCTAGCGCCTTTACCATTTTATTTCTATTCTGGACAACGACCAACCTCGTAAAAAAATTGATAGGCAAGGACGAACCAATTACAAACAGTAAGGCAATCGCCATATTGGCCAGTGGTTTAATTGGCGCCTTGGCTTTCACTTATTCTGATAGTTTTTGGTTCAACGCTGTGGAAACAGAGGTTTATGCCATGGCCAGTTTAATCATGTCCCTTCTACTTTGGTTGGGATTGAGATGGACAGATGACCTAGACGATCCAAGAGGCAATAGATGGTTGATCCTTATGTCCTTTGTTGTAGGCCTCACTTTTGGAATACAGTTTATGGGCTTTTTGACCATTCCTTCCATTGGTCTATTGTACTACTTTAAAAAATACAAGACTACAACCGTTAAAAATTTCCTGTTGGCCAATATTTTGGTCGTGGCACTTTTGATGTTGGTCTATAAATTTTCCCTTACTTATGTCTTGGTTGCATTTGGCTGGAGTGAGATATTCTTTGTCAATACCATTGGACTTCCCTTTAATTCAGGGACTATCATCATGGGACTTATTTTTATAAGTGTCTTTTATTTTGGATTGAGCTATACCCGAAAAAACGATTTCAGGAAAGCAAACACCCTTGTATTATGCGCCATGTTCCTTTTCCTAGGGTTTTCTTCTTGGTTGATGCTCCCCATTAGGGCCAATGCCAATACGGTCATCAATGAAAACAATCCATCGGATGCACGTTCCTTATTGGCCTATTACAATAGAGAACAATACCCAGGGGTAGACAGTCCTATTTACGGTACGTACTATTCCAATTTGTTTGCTACCTCGGGCACGGAGGAGGATGATAAGCCTAAATATGAAAAAGATGAAAAGCTTGGAAAATATGTTATCGTCAACCACTACAAGGAATCTGTCCCAGGCCCCAACGAGGACCATGTAGGACTACTTCCGAGAATGTGGAGCGAACAAAATGCTGAGAATTACATGAAGTATTTTGGCCCCCTGGACTTCAAGATAAAACCAGAATACAGATCCAACGGAGAACTGCGCGATGCCGTAAACCAATTTAGGAACGGACTCACCACTGGAGAGATCCAAGAAGATCAATATATACGTTTTCTAAAGGAATTCAGTGAATACATTGAAGTGATACCGCCAACTGTTTGGGAGAACGTAAAATACATGATCGACTTCCAATTTGGATATATGTATTGGCGTTATTTTATGTGGAATTTCACAGGAAAACAAGATGACATACAAGGCAGGTACGACAACCATGGCAACTGGTTGAGCGGTATTAATTTTATAGATAACCTTTTTAGGGGGAGCCAGGACAACTTACCCAGTGATGTCCTAAACAACAAAGGTAGGAACACCTATTTCTTCTTGCCATTGCTACTTGGGATCATTGGCCTTATTTTCCAAATCACAAAAAACCCAAAACAATTCTGGGTTTTATTGGTGTTCTTCCTATTCACAGGGCTTGCCATTCAATTTTATACGAACCCCTCTATTTTTCAGCCAAGGGAAAGGGATTATTCCTTGGTAGGCTCATTTTACGTATTTGCCATATGGATCGGAATTGGGGTATACGGATTGTTTGATGAATTTAAAAAATTGATCGCCCCCAAAATATTGGCGCCTGCATTGACCATCATATGCCTTTTGGCCGTTCCAGGGGTGATGGCATACCAAAATTGGGACGACCATGACAGATCCAATAGATTTACAGCCCAATCAACGGCAAAAGCCTATCTGGAATCGACCCAAAAGGGAGCTGGCTCCATGTTGTTCACCATTGGGGACAATGATACCTTCCCATTGTGGTATGTACAAGAAATAGAGGGATACCGAACGGATGTCCGCGTTATCAATACAAGTCTTTTTGCTACAGATTGGTATATAGACCAGATGAAAAGACAGGCCTATGAAAGCGCTCCAATCCCTTCACAACTTACCCATGACGATTACAAATACGGCTCTAGGGACGCTATTTACTACCAAGGGGTAACGGAAAGTCGTTGGAATATTAAAGACTTTATGAATTGGGTGGGAAGTAACAAACCACAGACCAAGTTTAAACATATACTACAAAAACAAGGTGCGGACCTCAGCGAGTATTCCGAAAGCAACCAGAACATAGTTTACTATCCTACCAATAAGATCAGGATTCCGGTGAACAAAAAGAATGTGTTGGAAAGCGGCTTGGTAAAACCAAAAGATTCTGCCCTTATCGTTGATTTTATAGATATAGATCTCCCTAAAGGGGCATTGCCCAAAAATAGGATCATGATGTTGGATGTGATCGCCAACAACGACTGGAAACGTCCCATCTACTTTTCCGGTGGTAGTTTTGATGACGGGGAGTACATTTGGATGAAGGACTACCTGCAATTAGACGGACTAGTCTATAAACTGGTGCCAATTAAGACAGACCGATTAAGTCCTTACGAAATGGGACGTATCGATTCTGATCTGATGTACGATATTGTAAAAAAATGGGAATGGGGCAATGCGGGAAGCCCAGACATCTATCACGACCCACAAACGAGGTCCCAAAGTCTTTCCTTTAGGGGCAATTTAGCTCGACTGACGGAAACGCTCATTGCAGAAAACAAGATTGAAAAGGCCAAAGAGATCATAAACATAGCCATGGACAATATGCCGCTGGACTATTTTGGATACTACGCCTTTGTTGAACCGTTCTTGGACGGCTATTATAAGGTTGGGGAAACCCAAAAGGCCAGGGACTTGTTCCAAAGACTGAAGAAAAAGTATCAGGAGCGATTGGAATATTATGAGAATATCCCGTTGAATCAGCAATATGAAAACATCAATGATATCATAGCCGATATGGAGGGATACCGAAGGAATATTGATATTCTAATTGGCAACAGGGATAAGGACCTTGCAGAAAAGGAAACCCTGCTCTTTAATGAATACATAGATAAGTTCAGCCACTTTTACAAGGACGATATATTGGAAGACGACCTCCCCATGGAAGAAGAGCTGGAAATGATGGACAGTATGGAAATTGAAGGCGGGACAATGCCACAGGATACGGTCCCCTCGGTCATTGAAGAATAG